Proteins encoded by one window of Cyanobium sp. NS01:
- the trxB gene encoding thioredoxin-disulfide reductase: protein MSAESSPAVQSRPEIENLVIVGSGPAGYTAAIYAARANLRPLLITGFQDGGIPGGQLMTTTHVENYPGFPDGILGPDLMDRMKAQAERWGTELVLADATAIDLSQRPYRVSADGATYMAHSVILATGASANRLGLPSEQQFWSRGISACAICDGATPQFRNEPVAVVGGGDSACEEAVYLTKYGSQVHLIVRSGQLRASKAMADRVLANPAISVHWHRQVLDCNGGDWLESLTLQDTQADGREQLAVKGLFYAIGHTPNTRLVKDQLEVDSLGYLVTRPGRPETSLEGVFAAGDVADAEWRQGVTAAGSGCQAALAAERWLTHHNLATTVSHTPVDPQTVGEPQRTAVSDEANFDPAALWQKGGYALRKLYHDSDKPLLVVYTSPTCGPCHVLKPQLKRVLDELGGAAQGVEIDIEADQEIAVQAGVTGTPTVQLFFRKELQQQFKGVKQRSEFKAAIEGLLAVPV, encoded by the coding sequence GTGTCCGCCGAGAGCAGCCCCGCCGTCCAGAGCCGACCAGAGATCGAGAACCTGGTGATCGTGGGCTCCGGGCCAGCCGGCTACACAGCCGCCATCTACGCCGCCCGCGCCAACCTGCGGCCCCTGCTGATCACCGGCTTCCAGGACGGCGGCATCCCCGGCGGTCAACTGATGACCACGACCCACGTGGAGAACTACCCCGGCTTTCCCGATGGGATCCTGGGCCCTGACCTGATGGATCGGATGAAGGCCCAGGCTGAGCGCTGGGGCACCGAGCTGGTGCTCGCCGATGCCACCGCCATCGACCTCTCCCAGCGGCCCTACCGGGTGAGTGCCGATGGCGCCACCTACATGGCCCACAGCGTGATCCTGGCCACCGGCGCCAGCGCCAACCGGCTGGGCCTTCCCAGTGAGCAGCAGTTCTGGAGCCGCGGCATCAGCGCCTGCGCCATCTGCGACGGCGCCACCCCCCAGTTCCGCAACGAACCCGTGGCCGTGGTCGGCGGCGGCGACTCCGCCTGTGAGGAGGCCGTGTACCTCACGAAGTACGGCAGCCAGGTGCACCTGATCGTGCGCTCCGGCCAGCTGCGGGCCAGCAAGGCCATGGCCGATCGGGTGCTGGCCAATCCCGCCATCAGCGTGCACTGGCACCGTCAGGTGCTCGATTGCAACGGCGGGGACTGGCTGGAGTCCCTCACCCTGCAGGACACCCAGGCAGACGGCCGCGAGCAGCTGGCCGTCAAAGGCCTCTTCTATGCCATCGGCCACACCCCCAATACACGCCTGGTCAAAGACCAGCTGGAGGTGGACAGCCTCGGCTACCTGGTGACCCGCCCCGGCCGGCCCGAAACCAGCCTTGAAGGCGTGTTCGCCGCCGGCGACGTGGCCGATGCCGAGTGGCGCCAGGGCGTCACCGCCGCCGGCAGCGGCTGCCAGGCGGCCCTCGCCGCCGAGCGCTGGCTCACCCACCACAACCTGGCCACCACGGTGAGCCACACGCCCGTGGATCCGCAGACAGTGGGCGAGCCGCAGCGCACCGCCGTGAGCGATGAGGCCAACTTCGATCCCGCCGCCCTGTGGCAGAAGGGCGGCTACGCCCTGCGCAAGCTCTATCACGACAGCGACAAGCCGCTGCTGGTGGTGTACACCTCCCCCACCTGCGGGCCCTGCCACGTGCTCAAGCCCCAGCTCAAGCGCGTGCTCGACGAGCTGGGCGGCGCCGCCCAGGGGGTGGAGATCGACATCGAGGCCGATCAGGAGATCGCCGTGCAGGCCGGTGTCACCGGCACCCCCACCGTGCAGCTGTTCTTCCGCAAGGAGCTGCAGCAGCAGTTCAAGGGCGTGAAACAGCGCAGCGAATTCAAGGCCGCCATCGAAGGGCTGCTGGCCGTACCGGTCTGA
- a CDS encoding DEAD/DEAH box helicase, which produces MAHPSFTMSAGNGSAAACPIRPRQWQSQLIQLLRARLVQAAAGGQDVLIHAGPGAGKTLGALLSFERLQAEGRLDHLLVFCHRTTIASQWQAAAVRLGMQLQLWSPDDELAPPQAGEARQGLVLSYQAAARYRQRLEAAWSDPWSADGPGAIGGGRWLAIADEVHHLGIDPEEPEAAAWGQAFSRLTAGAALRLGLTGTPFRADNLAFCAARRIQERQGDQTVEHIRPDLSVEPRALIAAGDVRPLEFRFQDGWVEHGRPIEAKPLQHGDTETSPLSAEARESWRARNLRRAIRLGDSSSIALRLLLRARDRLERVRREHPEAGGLVIARDIAHAGQLSALLREQGDRVHLVHSQDPQAAERLAAFQAGEADWLVSIDMCAEGFDAPRLRVVAYLTTVVTRSRFVQAITRAVRMEASRASLEAIPRHPSYVFAPADPLLISYARSWSLSEPYLLRSRSTPAAAAGAGQTAGGQLPLEAIRQEAGEMLHLRGPELPGFLKRPA; this is translated from the coding sequence ATGGCCCACCCCTCCTTCACCATGTCTGCGGGGAACGGTTCGGCCGCGGCCTGCCCGATCCGCCCGCGCCAGTGGCAGAGCCAGCTGATCCAGCTGTTGCGTGCCCGCCTGGTGCAGGCAGCCGCTGGCGGCCAGGACGTGCTGATCCACGCCGGCCCCGGCGCCGGCAAGACCCTCGGCGCCCTGCTCAGCTTTGAGCGCCTCCAGGCGGAGGGACGGCTGGATCACCTGCTGGTGTTCTGCCACCGCACCACGATCGCCAGCCAATGGCAGGCGGCCGCCGTGCGTCTGGGGATGCAGCTGCAGCTCTGGAGCCCCGACGACGAGCTGGCGCCCCCCCAGGCCGGAGAAGCCCGGCAGGGCCTGGTGCTCAGCTACCAGGCCGCCGCCCGCTACCGCCAGCGCCTCGAGGCCGCCTGGAGCGACCCCTGGAGCGCCGATGGGCCAGGCGCGATCGGAGGGGGCCGCTGGCTGGCGATCGCCGATGAGGTGCACCACCTCGGCATCGATCCGGAGGAACCCGAGGCGGCAGCCTGGGGCCAGGCCTTCAGCCGACTCACCGCCGGTGCCGCCCTGCGGCTGGGCCTCACCGGCACCCCCTTCCGCGCCGACAACCTGGCCTTCTGCGCCGCCCGCCGCATTCAGGAGCGCCAGGGCGATCAAACGGTGGAGCACATCCGCCCCGATCTGAGCGTGGAGCCCCGGGCCCTGATCGCCGCCGGCGATGTGAGGCCGCTGGAGTTCCGCTTCCAGGACGGCTGGGTGGAACATGGCCGCCCGATCGAGGCCAAACCGCTGCAGCACGGCGACACCGAAACCTCGCCCCTCTCGGCCGAGGCCCGCGAGAGCTGGCGGGCCCGCAACCTGCGGCGGGCCATCCGCCTGGGTGATTCCAGCAGCATCGCCCTGCGGCTGCTGCTGCGCGCCCGCGATCGCCTCGAACGGGTGCGGCGCGAGCACCCCGAGGCGGGCGGGCTGGTGATCGCCCGCGACATCGCCCATGCCGGCCAGCTCAGCGCCCTGCTGCGGGAGCAGGGCGATCGGGTGCATCTGGTGCACTCCCAGGATCCCCAGGCGGCGGAGCGGCTGGCGGCCTTTCAGGCGGGGGAGGCCGACTGGCTGGTGAGCATCGACATGTGTGCCGAGGGCTTCGATGCCCCCCGGCTGCGGGTGGTGGCCTACCTCACCACCGTGGTGACCCGCAGCCGCTTCGTTCAGGCGATCACCCGGGCCGTGCGCATGGAGGCCAGCCGGGCCTCCCTGGAAGCCATTCCGCGCCACCCCTCCTATGTGTTTGCCCCCGCCGATCCCCTGCTGATCAGCTACGCCCGCAGCTGGTCGTTGAGTGAGCCCTATCTGCTGCGGAGCCGCTCCACGCCAGCGGCAGCGGCTGGGGCGGGCCAGACCGCGGGGGGCCAGCTGCCGCTGGAGGCGATTCGCCAAGAGGCGGGCGAGATGCTGCATCTGCGAGGGCCCGAGCTGCCCGGTTTTCTGAAGCGGCCCGCCTGA
- a CDS encoding NAD(P) transhydrogenase subunit alpha, which yields MSQSPPQLLIPREVRPGEARVAATPETVQRLSAKGLSIAVEAGAGEASGYGDQAYATAGAELLAADAPSWEHLDGVLCVQSPSQERLEQLRPGAVLVGLLAPYGADALVGALNRRQVSALAMELLPRTSRAQTMDVLSSQANIAGYKAVLLAAAALDRYVPMLMTAAGTIQPARTLILGAGVAGLQALATARRLGSVVYVSDVRAAAREQVESLGGRFVAPPERDEAPGEAGGYAKAASEAFLAAQRQQLEEQLAQADMVICTAQVPGRPAPRLISEAMLERLRPGAVVVDLAVGQGGNCACTVPGQTVLRHGVQLIGADALPSSVPNHASALYARNVAALLEHLLSLNPPPGASFGFDREDPIVAGCLITHGGRCWRPDVVGVATDEPQLAGVA from the coding sequence GTGTCCCAGTCTCCCCCCCAGCTCCTGATTCCGCGGGAAGTCCGCCCCGGGGAGGCGCGGGTGGCCGCCACTCCCGAAACCGTGCAGCGACTCAGCGCCAAGGGCCTGAGCATCGCCGTGGAGGCCGGGGCCGGTGAAGCCTCGGGCTACGGCGATCAGGCCTATGCCACGGCCGGCGCCGAACTCCTGGCGGCTGACGCTCCCAGCTGGGAGCACCTCGATGGGGTGCTGTGCGTGCAGTCCCCCTCCCAGGAGCGCCTGGAGCAGCTGCGCCCCGGCGCCGTGCTGGTGGGCCTGCTGGCCCCCTACGGCGCCGACGCCCTGGTGGGAGCCCTCAACCGCCGTCAGGTGTCGGCCCTGGCCATGGAGCTGCTGCCCCGCACCAGCCGTGCCCAGACCATGGACGTGCTCTCCTCCCAGGCCAACATCGCCGGCTACAAGGCGGTGCTGCTGGCGGCGGCGGCCCTGGATCGCTACGTGCCGATGCTGATGACGGCCGCCGGCACGATCCAGCCGGCCCGCACCCTGATCCTCGGTGCCGGCGTGGCGGGCCTCCAGGCCCTGGCCACAGCCCGCCGTCTCGGTTCGGTGGTGTATGTGAGCGATGTGCGCGCCGCCGCCCGCGAACAGGTGGAGTCTCTGGGAGGGCGCTTTGTGGCGCCGCCTGAGCGGGATGAGGCCCCGGGCGAGGCGGGCGGCTATGCGAAGGCGGCCAGCGAGGCCTTCCTGGCTGCCCAGCGCCAGCAGCTCGAAGAGCAGCTCGCCCAGGCCGACATGGTGATCTGCACGGCCCAGGTGCCCGGCCGGCCGGCGCCGCGGCTGATCAGCGAGGCGATGCTGGAGCGGCTGCGTCCCGGGGCGGTGGTGGTGGATCTGGCCGTGGGCCAGGGCGGCAACTGCGCCTGCACCGTGCCCGGCCAGACCGTGCTGCGCCACGGCGTGCAGCTGATCGGCGCCGATGCCCTGCCGAGCAGCGTGCCCAACCACGCCAGTGCCCTCTATGCCCGCAACGTGGCGGCCCTGCTGGAGCATCTGCTCAGCCTGAACCCGCCGCCCGGCGCCAGCTTCGGTTTTGATCGGGAGGATCCGATCGTGGCGGGCTGCCTGATCACCCATGGGGGCCGCTGCTGGCGCCCCGATGTGGTGGGCGTGGCCACCGATGAACCCCAGCTGGCGGGGGTGGCCTGA
- a CDS encoding NAD(P) transhydrogenase subunit alpha produces the protein MGSLSESLWVLLLGSLLGLELIGKVPPTLHTPLMSGANAISGITVLASLTLIAQAGDAPVLLLLGSLSLGFALFNVVGGFLVTDRMLAMFARKPR, from the coding sequence ATGGGCAGCCTCTCCGAATCGCTCTGGGTGCTGCTGCTCGGCAGCCTGCTGGGGCTGGAACTGATCGGCAAGGTGCCCCCCACCCTGCACACGCCCCTGATGAGCGGCGCCAACGCCATCAGCGGCATCACCGTGCTGGCCTCGCTCACCCTGATTGCCCAGGCCGGGGATGCCCCGGTGCTGCTGTTGCTGGGCTCCCTCTCCCTGGGCTTCGCCCTGTTCAACGTGGTGGGCGGCTTCCTGGTGACCGACCGCATGCTGGCGATGTTCGCCCGCAAACCGCGTTGA
- a CDS encoding NAD(P)(+) transhydrogenase (Re/Si-specific) subunit beta produces the protein MDTLSAAFPVVIDLAAVLLLALGLKGLAKVRSARSANGLAALAMGLAVAGLLIQLRPAPIAWAGIAAGAAVGGLAGLITARRVPMTAMPEMVALFNGCGGLSSLLVAVGVALFRADASNLVSQVSIAISVVVGSITFSGSIVAMAKLQGWLGTPGWTQSGLRHGVNVALAAVALGSAVLLSSFGGPTLLAVLVASSCLLGIGLTLPIGGADMPVVISLLNSYSGVAAAAAGFVVGSQLLIVAGAMVGSAGLILTQVMCTAMNRSLVSVLFGGALGVAAKVGGGGSEAGYTRITSCSPEECALALENAERVVFVPGYGLAVAQAQHALRELAKVLEANGTEVNYAIHPVAGRMPGHMNVLLAEADVPYEQLQEMDAINPEFPRTDVAIVLGANDVVNPDAKTDPASPLYGMPVLEVDQARQVFVVKRSLGAGYAGIANGLFELPQTAMVFGDAKVVLNGLLSELRELGVGRQKVAS, from the coding sequence ATGGACACCCTGAGCGCCGCGTTTCCCGTGGTGATCGACCTGGCTGCCGTGCTGCTGCTCGCCCTGGGCCTCAAGGGCCTGGCCAAGGTGCGCTCGGCCCGCTCCGCCAATGGCCTGGCCGCCCTGGCCATGGGGCTGGCGGTGGCTGGGTTGCTGATCCAGCTGCGCCCGGCGCCGATCGCCTGGGCGGGCATCGCCGCCGGCGCCGCCGTGGGTGGTCTCGCTGGGCTGATCACCGCCCGCCGGGTGCCGATGACGGCCATGCCCGAAATGGTCGCCCTGTTCAATGGCTGCGGTGGCCTCTCCTCGCTGCTGGTGGCCGTGGGGGTGGCGCTGTTCCGCGCCGATGCTTCCAACCTGGTGTCCCAGGTGTCGATTGCCATCTCGGTGGTGGTGGGGTCGATCACCTTCAGTGGCTCGATCGTGGCCATGGCCAAGCTGCAGGGCTGGCTGGGCACGCCGGGCTGGACCCAGAGCGGCCTGCGCCACGGGGTGAACGTCGCCCTGGCGGCGGTGGCGCTGGGGTCGGCGGTGCTGCTGAGCAGCTTCGGCGGCCCCACGCTGCTGGCCGTGCTGGTGGCCAGCTCCTGCCTGCTCGGCATCGGCCTCACCCTGCCGATCGGCGGCGCCGACATGCCGGTGGTGATCTCGCTGCTGAACAGCTACTCGGGCGTGGCGGCGGCGGCGGCGGGCTTCGTGGTGGGCAGCCAGCTGCTGATCGTGGCCGGCGCCATGGTGGGCTCGGCCGGTCTGATCCTCACCCAGGTGATGTGCACCGCCATGAATCGCTCCCTGGTGAGCGTGCTGTTCGGCGGCGCCCTGGGGGTGGCGGCCAAGGTGGGCGGCGGCGGCAGCGAGGCCGGCTACACCCGCATTACCAGCTGCAGCCCCGAGGAGTGCGCTCTGGCCCTGGAGAACGCCGAGCGGGTGGTGTTCGTGCCCGGCTACGGGCTGGCCGTGGCCCAGGCCCAGCACGCCCTGCGGGAGCTGGCCAAGGTGCTGGAGGCCAATGGCACCGAGGTGAACTATGCGATTCATCCCGTGGCGGGTCGCATGCCCGGTCACATGAACGTGCTGCTGGCCGAGGCCGATGTGCCCTACGAGCAGCTGCAGGAGATGGACGCCATCAATCCCGAGTTCCCTCGCACGGATGTGGCGATCGTGCTCGGCGCCAACGACGTGGTGAACCCCGACGCCAAGACCGATCCTGCCAGCCCCCTCTACGGCATGCCGGTGCTGGAGGTGGACCAGGCCCGCCAGGTGTTCGTGGTGAAGCGCAGCCTCGGCGCCGGCTACGCCGGCATTGCCAATGGCCTGTTCGAGCTGCCCCAGACGGCGATGGTGTTCGGCGACGCCAAGGTGGTGCTCAACGGCCTGCTGTCGGAACTGCGGGAGCTGGGGGTGGGGCGGCAGAAGGTGGCGTCCTGA
- a CDS encoding alpha/beta fold hydrolase, with translation MLREVGPPWLGSPWPGPRWPWWGPDLQTLRDTLWPLRLPEEGAATVRFPLDPIPSAPGAAPLQQPQALVGLSVAPAPATATPPALVVLLHGLGGSSEARGVRRLGQTLAGAGFGVLRLNLRGAGPGRPLAAGTYAAACNRDLLPVLHQIAALAAPAPLLGVGLSLGGTVLLNAALAEPGLLAGLVCVSSPLDLAACSDQIGRPRNRLYQRWLLRRLIALTQDDPFGLDPAEQARLQGPGAPGSIRAFDAAITAPRWGYPSVEAYYRDASPLQRLLAGAPLPPTLLVHALDDPWVPATATQQLAAAAPAALCADVVLTAGGGHNGFHARGDGPSATWADQLTLRWLQRQLS, from the coding sequence ATGCTCCGTGAGGTGGGTCCCCCCTGGCTCGGCAGCCCATGGCCCGGCCCACGCTGGCCCTGGTGGGGGCCGGATCTGCAGACCCTGCGCGACACGCTGTGGCCGCTGCGGCTGCCAGAGGAGGGCGCCGCAACCGTTCGCTTTCCCCTGGATCCCATCCCAAGTGCGCCTGGAGCCGCTCCGTTGCAACAGCCCCAGGCTCTGGTTGGCCTGAGCGTTGCACCGGCTCCTGCCACGGCGACACCTCCAGCCCTGGTGGTGCTGCTGCATGGCCTCGGAGGCAGCAGTGAGGCCCGCGGTGTGCGCCGCCTGGGCCAGACCCTGGCCGGGGCCGGTTTCGGCGTGCTGCGCCTCAACCTGCGCGGCGCGGGCCCCGGCCGGCCCTTGGCGGCGGGCACCTATGCCGCCGCCTGCAATCGCGACCTGCTGCCTGTGCTGCACCAGATCGCCGCCCTGGCGGCGCCGGCGCCGCTGCTCGGCGTGGGGCTGTCCCTTGGGGGAACGGTGCTGCTCAATGCCGCCCTGGCCGAGCCAGGCCTGCTGGCGGGGCTGGTGTGCGTCAGCAGTCCCCTCGATCTGGCCGCCTGCTCCGATCAGATCGGCCGGCCCCGCAACCGCCTCTACCAGCGCTGGCTGCTGCGCCGCCTGATCGCCCTCACCCAGGACGACCCCTTCGGCCTCGACCCCGCCGAGCAGGCGCGGCTGCAGGGCCCCGGGGCCCCCGGCTCCATCCGCGCCTTCGATGCCGCCATCACGGCGCCCCGCTGGGGTTATCCCAGCGTGGAGGCCTACTACCGCGACGCCTCCCCGCTGCAGCGGCTGCTGGCGGGCGCTCCCCTGCCGCCCACCCTGCTGGTGCACGCCCTGGATGATCCCTGGGTGCCCGCCACGGCCACCCAGCAGCTGGCCGCCGCCGCTCCGGCCGCCCTTTGCGCCGATGTGGTGCTCACGGCCGGGGGCGGCCACAACGGCTTCCATGCTCGCGGTGATGGCCCATCGGCCACCTGGGCCGATCAGCTCACCCTGCGCTGGCTGCAGCGGCAGCTGAGCTGA
- a CDS encoding ferredoxin: MAQAPIAHHLLLCATPTNALCCPDPALGIASWDVLKRLVRELGLEDPARPGGIVLRTKADCLRICSEGPILLLWPEGIVYGAVTPERVERIVREHVVGGVPIEEWILRRQPFSSAAAAASAG; the protein is encoded by the coding sequence GTGGCCCAAGCCCCGATCGCCCACCACCTGCTGCTCTGCGCCACCCCCACCAACGCGCTCTGCTGCCCCGATCCCGCCCTGGGCATCGCCAGCTGGGATGTGCTCAAACGCCTGGTGCGGGAGCTGGGCCTGGAGGATCCGGCCCGCCCCGGCGGCATCGTGCTGCGCACCAAGGCCGACTGCCTGCGCATCTGCAGCGAGGGCCCGATCCTGCTGCTCTGGCCGGAGGGGATTGTGTACGGGGCCGTCACACCCGAGCGGGTGGAGCGGATCGTGCGGGAGCATGTGGTGGGCGGCGTGCCCATCGAGGAATGGATCCTGCGGCGGCAGCCCTTCAGCTCAGCTGCCGCTGCAGCCAGCGCAGGGTGA
- a CDS encoding 1-deoxy-D-xylulose-5-phosphate reductoisomerase, producing MKAISVLGSTGSIGTQTLQLACEFPDRFKVVALTAGNNLDLLLEQILRHAPEAVALADGERVAELRQRLAALDPAHQPARLPVLLGGLDGLCAVAAWPSADLVVTGIVGCAGLLPTLAAIRAGKDLALANKETLIAAGPVVLPELAQSGSRLLPADSEHSAIFQCLQGTPWADTARLSTGVPTPGLRRIQLTASGGAFRDWPAAELARATVADATSHPNWSMGRKITVDSASLMNKGLEVIEAHYLFGLDYDHIEIVIHPQSIIHSMVELADSSVLAQLGWPDMKLPLLYCLSWPGRLETPWRRLDLTQVGQLSFRAPEPAKYPCMALAYAAGRAGGTMPAVMNAANEQAVALFLEEQVHFLDIPRLIERVCDRHRADLTARPSLDDVLAIDAWARQAVREAAAQLSARAPAALPV from the coding sequence GTGAAAGCCATCAGCGTGCTGGGGTCCACCGGCTCCATCGGCACCCAGACGCTGCAGCTGGCCTGCGAATTTCCCGACCGCTTCAAGGTGGTGGCCCTCACGGCGGGCAACAACCTCGACCTGCTGCTGGAGCAGATCCTGCGCCATGCCCCCGAGGCAGTGGCCCTGGCCGATGGCGAGCGAGTGGCGGAGCTGCGCCAGCGCCTGGCGGCCCTCGATCCGGCCCACCAGCCAGCACGGCTGCCGGTGCTGCTGGGGGGCCTCGACGGCCTCTGCGCCGTGGCCGCCTGGCCCAGCGCCGACCTGGTGGTGACGGGCATCGTGGGCTGCGCCGGCCTGCTGCCCACCCTGGCGGCGATCCGCGCCGGCAAGGACCTGGCCCTGGCCAACAAGGAAACCCTGATCGCCGCCGGCCCGGTGGTGCTGCCGGAACTGGCGCAATCCGGCAGTCGGCTGCTGCCTGCCGATTCCGAGCACTCCGCCATCTTCCAGTGCCTGCAGGGCACCCCCTGGGCCGACACCGCCCGCCTCTCCACAGGCGTGCCCACCCCTGGTCTGCGTCGCATCCAGCTCACCGCCAGCGGCGGCGCCTTCCGCGACTGGCCCGCCGCCGAGCTGGCCCGGGCCACCGTGGCCGATGCCACCAGCCACCCCAACTGGAGCATGGGCCGCAAGATCACGGTGGATTCGGCCTCGCTGATGAACAAGGGCCTGGAGGTGATCGAGGCCCACTACCTGTTCGGGCTCGACTACGACCACATCGAGATCGTGATTCACCCGCAATCGATCATCCACTCGATGGTGGAGCTGGCCGATTCCTCGGTGCTGGCCCAGCTGGGCTGGCCAGACATGAAGCTGCCGCTCCTCTACTGCCTCAGCTGGCCCGGTCGGCTGGAGACCCCCTGGCGCCGCCTCGACCTCACGCAGGTGGGCCAGCTCAGCTTCCGCGCCCCGGAGCCGGCCAAGTACCCCTGCATGGCCCTGGCCTACGCCGCCGGCCGGGCCGGCGGCACGATGCCGGCGGTGATGAACGCCGCCAACGAGCAGGCCGTGGCCCTGTTCCTCGAGGAGCAGGTGCATTTCCTCGACATTCCGCGCCTGATCGAGCGGGTGTGTGACCGCCACCGGGCCGACCTCACCGCCAGGCCATCCCTGGACGACGTGCTGGCGATCGACGCCTGGGCCCGCCAGGCGGTGCGCGAGGCTGCCGCCCAGCTCAGCGCCCGCGCGCCAGCCGCCCTGCCGGTGTGA